One segment of Pasteurella skyensis DNA contains the following:
- a CDS encoding redoxin family protein codes for MKKYFSLLLLVLSFNLYAETNLANTPLKDLNGNQVTLEQYKGKSVYIKMWASWCSICLAGLDEIDQLSADPNKDYEVITIVSPDYRGEKETAKFIKWYKGLNYQNITVLLDENAKIVKEAKVRGYPSSVFVDQNLNIQKVIAGHLTISQIDESIKKFAKSH; via the coding sequence ATGAAAAAATATTTTTCTCTATTATTATTGGTTTTATCCTTTAATTTATATGCTGAAACGAATTTAGCAAATACCCCCCTTAAGGATCTTAATGGCAATCAAGTAACTCTTGAACAATATAAGGGTAAAAGCGTATATATAAAAATGTGGGCATCTTGGTGTTCCATTTGCTTAGCAGGGCTAGACGAAATTGATCAGTTAAGTGCCGATCCTAATAAGGATTATGAAGTGATCACTATTGTTTCACCAGATTATCGTGGTGAAAAAGAAACTGCTAAATTTATCAAATGGTACAAAGGCTTAAACTACCAAAACATCACCGTTTTGTTAGATGAAAATGCGAAAATAGTCAAAGAGGCAAAAGTCAGAGGTTATCCGTCTAGCGTGTTTGTAGATCAAAATCTCAATATCCAAAAAGTGATTGCAGGTCATTTAACAATATCTCAAATCGATGAGTCAATTAAAAAGTTTGCAAAAAGTCACTAG